A portion of the Nyctibius grandis isolate bNycGra1 chromosome 31, bNycGra1.pri, whole genome shotgun sequence genome contains these proteins:
- the NDUFA13 gene encoding NADH dehydrogenase [ubiquinone] 1 alpha subcomplex subunit 13 yields MAAPKVKQDMAPPGGYGPVDYKRHLPRRGLSGYSLFALGIGSLLLGYYTLIKWNRERRRLLIEDLEARIALMPLLQAESDRRTLRLLRQNLDEEAKIMKDVPGWKVGESLFHTDRWVPPTLDELYYLRPAAEMDNEKFGLQYYV; encoded by the exons ATGGCGGCGCCGAAGGTGAAGCAGGACATGGCCCCGCCGGGCGGGTACGGGCCCGTCGACTACAAGCGGCACCTCCCGCGCCGCGGCCTCTCAG gtTACAGCCTCTTCGCACTCGGCATCGGCAGCCTCTTGCTGGGCTACTACACCCTCATCAAGTGGAACCGGGAGCGCAG GCGCCTTCTCATCGAGGACCTGGAAGCTCGCATCGCCCTGATGccgctgctgcaggcagagtcGGACCGCAG aacCCTCCGCTTGCTGCGGCAGAATTTGGATGAAGAAGCCAAAATCATGAAGGATGTTCCTGGCTGGAAG GTCGGTGAGTCCCTGTTCCACACCGACCGCTGGGTCCCGCCGACGTTGGATGAACTTTATTACCTCCGTCCCGCTGCCGAGATGGACAACGAGAAGTTCGGGCTGCAGTATTACGTCTGA
- the YJEFN3 gene encoding LOW QUALITY PROTEIN: yjeF N-terminal domain-containing protein 3 (The sequence of the model RefSeq protein was modified relative to this genomic sequence to represent the inferred CDS: deleted 2 bases in 1 codon) produces the protein MSSAPGAVREPPRYLRFHHPLHTECRGGGTLAPAHAGPGTHWTQHALAPAHAVPLRGAGEPTDVSNYGPIWRLPGAANSGARQRGNNRSIVRLYVTARAASPGTLPGLRLARNVAPSPRGRAPNLLPVHVPSPQPPAVPPPRALRAPGPSEHPLPHTLGTDKAEAEAMEKELLEDYRFGRQQLIEIWGHACAMAVTKAFPLLSLPRKQPTVLVVCGPAQNGAIGLVCARHLRSFDYEPTIFYPKRSPDPLYRDLTTQCEKMDIPFLSYLPTEVQLINDAYNAVVDAVLGAEAEVGEGGGPCAAILDALKHVRIPIVSLDVPSGWDVDAGSSGGISPDVLVSLAAPKRCARRFLGRQHFVAGRFLPYDVQKKFELNPPPYPGTECVVALRAPRQ, from the exons ATGAGCTCCGCGCCCGGCGCTGTCCGGGAGCCGCCCCGGTACCTCAG ATTTCACCATCCCCTCCACACCGAGTGCCGCGGCGGTGGCACGCTGGCCCCGGCACATGCTGGCCCCGGCACACACTGGACCCAGCACGCGCTGGCCCCGGCACACGCTGTTCCCCTCCGCGGTGCAGGTGAGCCAACAGATGTGAGCAATTACGGCCCAATTTGGAGGCTCCCCGGCGCTGCCAACTCCGGGGCTCGGCAGCGAGGGAACAACCGCAGCATTGTTCGCCTTTATGTAACAGCCCGAGCC GCGAGCCCGGGGACGCTGCCAGGGCTGCGCCTCGCACGGAACGTGGCCCCcagcccgcggggccgggcccccAATCTGCTGCCCGTGCACgtccccagcccccagccaccagccgtgccccccccccgagccctgcgagcccccggcccctccgagcaccccctgccccacaccctGGGGACAGA CAAGGCGGAGGCGGAGGCCAtggagaaggagctgctggaggattATCGGTTTGGGCGGCAGCAGCTGATCGAGATCTGGGGACACGCGTGTGCCATGGCCGTGACCAAG GCCTTCCCGCTGCTGTCCCTGCCGCGGAAGCAGCCCACGGTGCTGGTGGTGTGCGGCCCGGCGCAGAACGGGGCGATCGGGCTGGTGTGCGCCCGCCACCTGCGCAGCTTT GACTACGAGCCCACCATCTTCTACCCCAAGCGCTCGCCGGACCCCCTGTACCGGGACCTCACGACGCAGTGCGAGAAGATGGACATCCCCTTCCTCTCCTACCTCCCCACCGAG gttcAGCTGATCAACGACGCCTACAACGCCGTGGTGGACGCGGTGCTGGGAGCCGAGGCGGAGGTGGGCGAGGGCGGGGGGCCCTGCGCCGCCATCCTGGACGCCCTCAAGCACGTCCGCATCCCCATCGTCAGCCTGGACGTGCCCTCAG GGTGGGACGTGGATGCCGGGAGCAGCGGCGGGATCAGCCCCGACGTGCTGGTGTCCCTGGCAGCGCCCAAGCGTTGCGCCCGCCGCTTCCTGGGCCGCCAGCACTTCGTGGCCGGGCGGTTCCTGCCCTACGACGTGCAGAAGAAGTTTGAGCTCAACCCACCCCCTTACCCCGGCACCGAGTGCGTGGTGGCCCTGCGAGCCCCCCGGCAATAA
- the CILP2 gene encoding cartilage intermediate layer protein 2 — translation MGELALALLALAALHGAGATEPLENDSEPGKSGAAGKPWKATPSLADLDLDTAGGGAEWTSWFNIDHPGGDGDYESLDAIRFYYRGRVCERPVAVQARTTEWELPEEVGEVVHVSPKKGFRCVNKEQPQGKTCSNYHIRFLCPLEHIYWSHWSSWSPCSRSACGSSGTQTRARRCVNARLVAALKEVKCKGKAVERRPCSAGPCPEPVWMEWGAWGPCSRSCGSAGTRVRRRSCKRPKKVPCAGRATEVQKCPPSPCPACPGHTLQGTVVSAAGAALPDARVYVEGHPLVPVARSDARGRFAVEGLCEGTAANVSAHREGFAPGWAPVVSNGSGVAVAHVRLQRLEKPYMVLHPKAKVRVAGQEVTFCCKASGTPVPKKYYWYHNGTLLERKVHRYGSRLVLQGLAPEQAGTYHCKASTEAGAIRSAPAQLTVLAQGQQSCKPEPEPSLVELPSECPQDATGSRFYNVGQCPPAPCAGSPAEPSGCGGDAGRCCGVRRMETRQIPCAGSLLPVKVVTECGCGPCAQPRVLVQGRVTAADTGEPLRFGQIFLGGRKVGFTGYKGSFTIEVPPDTQRLVARFVDRQQRFVDAVKVLPFNHRGGAVYQEVKMLRKKEPVDLDGSRSNAIALGDEASGREPIGELVLPAGAFLRPSGEVFKGTVKASVTFLDPRDMATASAASSDLSFADAEGEIIPLRTYGMFAVDFREGESGAALQTGPVEVRMDAGQVWMPEHLQKMKLWSLNPETGLWEEEGVLRPAGGSRGKREERTFLVGNLEIRERRLFNLDVPEDRRCFVKVRAYSNEKFNPYEQLEGVVISLINLEPQPGYPANPRAWGRFDSVVTGPNGACLPAFCDGRRPDAYSAYVTATLGGEELEAVASSPKLNPNAVGVSQPYLGKLGYRRSDHDDPDLKKTAFQINVAKPDPNNVDETNGPIYPYRSLEECEEAPVSANHLRFYRVEVDKYEYNVVPFKESDLTSWTGDYLSWWPNPQEFRACFIKVQIEGPQEYMVRSRNVGGSHPRTRGQLYGLRDTRSVRDLLLDNTSGACVEFKCGGMLFDQSLVDRTLVSIIPQGSCHRTGINSLLQDYLSRHPPVAENNHTAAFAMLAPLDPLGHNYGIYTVTDQNPRLAKEIAIGRCFDGTSDGFSREMKADAGTAVTFTCQERPAGRESLFQRLLTAPAEALAEIRREMGAGEMRRAPPEVMDFASGARAPGPTATRRTPSSWRRPGRVRGQP, via the exons ATGGGGGAGCTGGCGCTGGCCCTCCTGGCCCTGGCCGCCCTGCACGGTGCCGGGGCGACAG AGCCCCTGGAGAACGACTCGGAGCCGGGCAagagcggcgcggcggggaAGCCCTGGAAAGCCACCCCCAGCCTGGCAGACCTTGACCTCGACACGGCAG GCGGAGGAGCCGAATGGACGTCGTGGTTCAACATCGACCACCCCGGGGGGGACGGGGACTACGAGAGCCTGGACGCCATCCGCTTCTACTACCGCGGGCGCGTGTGCGAGCGGCCGGTGGCCGTGCAAGCCCGCACCACGGAGTGGGAGCTGCCCGAGGAGGTGGGCGAGGTGGTGCACGTCAGCCCCAAGAAGGGATTTCGCTGCGTCAACAAGGAGCAGCCGCAGGGCAAGACCTGCTCCAACTACCACATCCGCTTCCTCTGCCCGCTGG AGCACATCTACTGGTCGCACTGGTCCTCCTGGAGCCCCTGCTCGCGCAGCGCCTGCGGCAGCAGCGGCACCCAGACCCGCGCCCGCCGATGCGTCAACGCCCGGCTGGTGGCCGCGCTCAAGGAGGTCAAGTGCAAGGGCAAAGCCGTGGAGCGCCGGCCGTGCAGCGCCGGCCCCTGCCCAG AGCCGGTGTGGATGGAGTGGGGCGCCTGGGGCCCCTGTTCCCGCAGCTGCGGCAGCGCCGGGACGCGGGTCCGGCGCCGGAGCTGCAAGAGGCCCAAGAAGGTGCCGTGCGCTGGGCGTGCCACCGAGGTGCAGAAATGTCCCCCCTCGCCCTGCCCAG CCTGCCCCGGGCACACGCTGCAGGGCACCGTGGTCTCCGCTGCCGGCGCGGCACTACCGGACGCCCGCGTCTACGTGGAGGGTCACCCGCTGGTGCCGGTGGCCCGCAGCGACGCCCGCGGGCGCTTCGCCGTGGAGGGGCTGTGCGAGGGCACCGCCGCCAACGTCAGCGCCCACCGCGAGGGCTTCGCCCCGGGATGGGCACCCGTCGTCTCCAACGGCTCCGGCGTGGCCGTGGCACACGTGAGGCTGCAGAGGTTGG AGAAGCCCTACATGGTGCTGCACCCCAAGGCCAAGGTGCGGGTGGCCGGGCAGGAGGTGACCTTCTGCTGCAAAGCCTCGGGCACCCCCGTGCCCAAGAAATACTACTG GTACCACAACGGGACGCTGCTGGAGAGGAAGGTGCACCGGTACGGCAGCCGCctggtgctgcaggggctggcGCCGGAGCAGGCTGGCACCTACCACTGCAAAGCCAGCACCGAGGCGGGCGCCATCAGGTCGGCGCCGGCACAGCTCACCGTGCTGG cccagggccagcagagctgcaagcCGGAGCCGGAGCCAAGCCTGGTGGAGCTGCCCAGCGAGTGCCCGCAGGACGCCACCGGCTCCCGCTTCTACAACGTGGGCCAGTGCCCGCCCGCCCCCTGTGCCGGCAGCCCGGCCGAGCCGTCGGGGTGCGGGGGGGACGCGGGGCGCTGCTGCGGGGTGCGGAGGATGGAGACGCGGCAGATCCCCTGCGCCGGCTCCCTGCTGCCCGTCAAGGTGGTGACCGAGTGCGGCTGCGGCCCCTGCGCCCAGCCCCGCGTCCTGGTGCAGGGGCGGGTGACGGCAGCCGACACCGGCGAGCCCCTGCGCTTCGGGCAGATCTTCCTGGGCGGGAGGAAGGTCGGCTTCACCGGCTACAAGGGCTCCTTCACCATCGAGGTGCCGCCGGACACGCAGCGCTTGGTGGCTCGCTTCGTGGACCGGCAGCAGAGGTTCGTGGACGCCGTCAAGGTCCTGCCCTTCAACCACCGCGGTGGTGCCGTCTACCAGGAGGTCAAGATGCTGCGGAAGAAGGAGCCGGTGGACCTGGACGGCAGCCGGAGCAATGCCATCGCGCTGGGGGATGAGGCGAGTGGCCGGGAGCCCATCGGGGAGCTCGTCCTCCCCGCCGGCGCCTTCCTCCGTCCCTCCGGGGAGGTCTTCAAGGGCACGGTCAAAGCCAGCGTCACCTTCCTAGACCCCAGGGACATGGCGACGGCCAGCGCCGCCTCCAGCGACCTCAGCTTCGCCGACGCCGAGGGGGAGATCATCCCGCTGCGGACCTACGGCATGTTCGCCGTGGATTTTCGGGAAGGAGAGAGCGGCGCGGCGCTGCAGACGGGGCCGGTGGAGGTGCGGATGGACGCGGGGCAGGTCTGGATGCCGGAGCACCTGCAGAAGATGAAGTTGTGGTCTTTGAACCCCGAGACCGGCttgtgggaggaggaaggggtcCTCCGCCCAGCCGGCGGGAGCcgggggaagagggaggagaggaccTTCCTGGTGGGGAACCTGGAGATCCGGGAGCGGCGTCTCTTCAACCTGGACGTGCCGGAGGACCGCCGCTGCTTCGTCAAGGTCAGGGCTTACAGCAACGAGAAGTTCAACCCCTACGAGCAGCTGGAAGGGGTGGTCATCAGCCTCATCAACCTGGAGCCCCAGCCCGGCTATCCCGCCAACCCCCGGGCGTGGGGTCGCTTCGACAGCGTGGTGACGGGCCCCAACGGCGCCTGCCTGCCCGCCTTCTGCGACGGCCGGCGCCCCGACGCCTACTCGGCCTACGTCACCGCCACGTTGGGtggggaggagctggaagccgtGGCCTCCAGCCCCAAGCTCAACCCCAACGCTGTTGGGGTGTCCCAGCCCTACCTGGGCAAGCTGGGCTACCGCCGGTCGGACCACGACGACCCTGACTTGAAGAAGACGGCTTTCCAAATCAACGTGGCCAAACCCGACCCCAACAACGTCGACGAGACCAACGGTCCCATCTACCCTTACCGCAGCCTCGAGGAGTGCGAGGAGGCGCCCGTCAGCGCCAACCACCTCCGCTTCTACCGCGTGGAGGTGGACAAGTACGAGTACAACGTGGTGCCCTTCAAGGAGAGCGACCTGACCTCCTGGACCGGCGACTACCTCTCGTGGTGGCCCAACCCGCAGGAGTTCAGGGCTTGTTTCATCAAGGTGCAGATCGAGGGGCCGCAGGAGTACATGGTGAGGTCCCGTAACGTGGGGGGCAGCCACCCCCGCACGCGGGGGCAGCTCTACGGGCTGCGTGACACCCGTAGCGTGCGGGACTTGCTGCTGGACAACACCTCGGGTGCTTGCGTGGAGTTCAAGTGCGGCGGGATGCTCTTTGACCAGAGCCTGGTGGATCGCACCTTGGTCTCCATCATCCCCCAAGGCAGCTGCCACCGCACGGGCATCAACAGCCTCCTCCAGGACTACCTGAGCCGTCACCCGCCCGTGGCGGAGAACAACCACACGGCCGCCTTCGCCATGCTGGCACCGCTCGACCCCTTGGGTCACAACTACGGCATCTACACCGTGACGGACCAGAACCCGCGGCTGGCCAAGGAGATCGCCATCGGCCGCTGCTTCGACGGCACCTCCGACGGCTTCTCGCGGGAGATGAAGGCGGACGCGGGCACGGCCGTGACCTTCACGTGCCAGGAGCGGCCGGCGGGGAGGGAGAGCCTCTTCCAGCGCCTGCTCACGGCCCCAGCCGAGGCGCTGGCCGAGATCCGGAGGGAGATGGGGGCTGGCGAGATGCGCCGGGCTCCCCCCGAGGTGATGGACTTCGCCTCCGGCGCCCGAGCCCCCGGCCCCACGGCCACTCGCCGGACCCCCAGCAGCTGGCGGAGGCCGGGCCGGGTCCGGGGGCAGCCGTGA
- the LOC137674987 gene encoding bone marrow stromal antigen 2-like, with product MEGCSPCKLPPRKRATKTYVAVAVAVALGVATVVLAVVLPTVLCQPAAGSTAAGLAELEKVLAITNRSLAEARGQRDGCREQLGTLEGKVSELEQELTRVTQLQEDNRALKAEVAQRQEQLQDLRSSRDELQLQNQRLRQQLQDMRSQDSGGNGLVATSLGLLVLLLPAMLLL from the exons ATGgagggctgcagcccctgcaaGCTGCCCCCGCGCAAGCGAGCTACCAAGACGTACGTGGCCGTGGCCGTGGCTGTAGCCCTCGGGGTGGCCACTGTGGTGCTGGCGGTAGTCCTCCCCACCGTGCTGTGCCAGCCGGCCGCAGGGTCCacggcggcggggctggcggAGCTGGAGAAGGTGCTGGCCATCACCAACCGGTCCCTCGCCGAAGCCCGCGGGCAGCGGGACGGCTGTAGGGAGCAGCTG GGCACGCTGGAGGGGAAGGTCTcggagctggagcaggagctcACCCGGGTAACCCAGCTGCAAG AGGACAACAGGGCGCTCAAGGCAGAGGTGGCCCAGcggcaggagcagctgcaggaccTGCGGAGCAGCCG GGACGAGCTCCAGCTGCAGAACCAGCGCCTgcggcagcagctccaggacaTGAGGAGCCAGGACTCGGGTGGGAACGGGCTGGTGGCCACGTCCCTCGGCCTCCTGGTCCTTCTCCTCCCCGCGATGCTCCTCCTGTGA